Proteins co-encoded in one Scomber scombrus chromosome 14, fScoSco1.1, whole genome shotgun sequence genomic window:
- the adora2b gene encoding adenosine receptor A2b codes for MNRLYIVIEVVIAVLSISGNVLVCWAVAINTTLQNATNYFLVSLAVADILVGCLAIPFAITISVGIHLDFYGCLFLACFVLVLTQSSIFSLLAIAIDRYLAVKIPLRYKELMTGKKAREIIAILWILSFVIGLIPFFGWNLKHFGCNNSSDADNTTNTSLTEGPRSGDLLRSCKLQCYFESVVDMHYMVYFNFFVCVLLPLLIMLGIYLKIFTVARKQLRQIELKCVGNGDSHHHGLLQREIRAAKSLSIIVGLFAVCWLPVHILNCLKLFYHELERPEVVMYVAIILSHANSVVNPIIYAYRIQDFRNTFSKILAQHFLCRREDLYLSSNGSRRNRDQIHMTIDPLL; via the exons ATGAATAGGTTGTACATCGTGATTGAAGTAGTAATTGCTGTTCTGTCCATATCCGGCAACGTCCTGGTTTGCTGGGCTGTCGCGATCAACACCACTTTGCAGAACGCCACCAATTATTTTTTGGTGTCATTGGCTGTGGCTGATATTCTGGTCGGTTGCCTCGCCATCCCCTTCGCCATAACCATCAGCGTTGGCATACACTTGGACTTCTATGGATGTCTCTTCCTGGCCTGTTTTGTGCTGGTGCTGACCCAGAGCTCCATCTTCAGTCTTCTAGCAATTGCTATAGATAGATATCTGGCCGTCAAAATTCCTCTGAG GTACAAGGAGTTGATGACGGGAAAGAAAGCCAGAGAGATCATCGCTATTTTGTGGATCCTGTCCTTTGTCATCGGCCTGATCCCCTTCTTTGGCTGGAACTTGAAGCACTTTGGCTGCAACAACAGCTCCGATGCAGACAACACTACAAACACTAGCCTCACGGAGGGGCCGAGGAGCGGAGACTTGTTACGGAGCTGTAAACTCCAATGCTACTTTGAGAGTGTGGTGGACATGCACTATATGGTCTACTTTAATTTCTTTGTGTGCGTGCTGCTACCGCTGCTCATCATGTTGGGTATCTATCTGAAGATCTTCACCGTGGCCAGGAAGCAGCTGAGACAGATTGAGCTCAAGTGTGTGGGCAACGGGGACAGCCATCACCACGGGCTGCTGCAGCGGGAGATCCGGGCCGCCAAATCCCTCTCCATTATCGTGGGACTGTTCGCTGTGTGCTGGCTGCCCGTCCACATCCTCAACTGCCTCAAGCTGTTTTACCATGAGCTGGAGAGGCCGGAAGTTGTCATGTACGTGGCCATCATTCTGTCGCACGCCAACTCCGTGGTCAACCCCATCATCTACGCTTACCGCATCCAGGACTTCAGGAACACCTTCAGCAAGATCCTGGCCCAGCACTTCCTGTGCCGCCGGGAGGATCTGTACCTCAGCTCCAACGGCAGCAGACGCAACAGAGACCAGATCCACATGACCATCGACCCTCTGCTATAG